CCCATGGTGAGCAAACCTTTTGACAATGACAATAAATTCTACCTTTTCCAATATGTGTTTTATACATCTCCAGTCACGTCCTTGGCAGCGATGGCAGGTCGAAAGTGATCGTAATCGAGGCTGACCGAGGTGCTATTactaaccatagactgtagatATTGTTgctaaccatagactgtagatATTGTTgctaaccatagactgtagatACTGTTgctaaccatagactgtaaatagtgttgctaaccatagactgtagatATTGTTGCTAACTCGTCACAGTTAACTTTTTCCAATGTTAATGAGATAGTAATGGTTTCCTTTGTGATAGCAGAAGTTCCGTAGTTTAAGCGAAACTTaggacaaaaaggaaaaaactgaAGTTGATAAGAAACGTGGCATGTAACGTAGGACATGTAACATCAAATCAATGGCAGTATAATTTAAGTGAAGTTGCCATCTAGTGGTCACAATCAGTAATTACAACAAGGCAGACTTAACGGAATAGTACCGTATACGgtcaaaacattcaaattaaagCTCACAATGAATATCATGAAGGTACATACTTGGACCACCAGAGGGCAGTAAAAAATGCAGTCGTCTCCAATATGCGCACTTCAGGTATAGTAGGAGAGATGCCActatgtttaaggaggaaacagctattagcaaattattggctgaacttgagaggacatggagatagtcacccaacaaaatcagtgttaaaggatTGCTGGGAAAAGGAGAGAACAATTAAGTCCAGTTTTGGATGGATAGGGGATAGAGTGGCGAGAGATATGGGAGTGTATGACAAGGATATCAGTCCAGCTGTTTTATGGCCACCAGTTTCAATGTGGATGCTTGAGACAGCTGAAGTAGACTTGGAGTTACtaaagataaaagaaagaaaaagaaatgttgatttagttagtgaattctatgaacacatagaacagagatatggagaGCATGAAAGTATACACAGATGGATCTAAAGACCCTATGACAAATGCAACAGGATCAGCTGCGTTTATCCCAAAATTCAATGTTGAAGTAGCGAAGAGAATGTCAGATTTCCTGAACGTTTGTACGCCATTTTAGTTGCAATGGAATGTGTTGAGCAAATtaaaggaaggaaagtgctgatatgcaatgattcagtcagcgctttatacagtattcTATCAGGACCATCTCACAGTCGTCAAAATgtattatatgaaatcatatttacacattcccaggtggttaaacaggggacagatgtgatgttcatgtgggGTTCCAGCACACGCaggtatagcaggaaatgaaaaggtggtCAGGTTGGCAGAGGAAGCTGTACAGAAAGAGAGCattgatattaacatcaaattATCTAAGTCAGAGGGCAAACGagtcacatggagtaaaattaaacaggaatggcaacaatattggaacaatcagacaaagggaagaccTTTACACTgaattcagagggaaatagataaagtaaaatacagagggagcaacGACCAGGTTAAGAATTGGTCACAGTGATTTTAATAGCACTcattggaaaacattcatccGGTCTTTGTGAGATACGCAATCcagcagaaacagttgaacatgtagttATGAAGCGTAGAAAGTATGTAGCACAACGGAGAGACCAAATGGAGTaaggagaaagaagagattTCAAAAGTGTTCTGGAGTGTGGGGAGATGCTTGTTTAAATACCTCTTGAGAACAGGTTTGTCGAGGAGTGCGAGTAATAACTAaatccagcaggtggcagtaatgcgactttttttttggacgccagctgccaataaaatccaaagaagaagaagaagacgcaGCAGCAGAGTCGCCTGCTGAAGCTGCCGACAGGCAACAACAAACTGCGCGGAGGAAACCGAGAagggaaaagaagaggagagactGTCTCCGCCTAAAAAGTAAGGAAGGACACGTTGTTAAAAGTGTCGTGTTGCTGTAATTGATAAATCTGCTACACATTTCTAAAACTACTGAAGCGTTTATGTTCGTATTGTGGGTTAAATCAAATATTGAACAACAGGTGCGCTCAGTTAGCTTTAGCTATCTTGCTACTCCCATATAATTATGTAACGTTACATTGCCAAAATATCTCTAATATGTTGTTGACTTCAGACTGATtatctgttgtttgttgttagGAGAGGTGTTCATAAGTAGGTTATATTAGCTGGTATTTACTGAAGTTAGACTTTAATCAACGACTGCTAATCAGAGTAGCATCCGTAAACTAAAAGTGTTTTGCTGAGGTTATAAATGGTTTATACGAGCTCATAAGACGATTTAGTTCATTATTAATGATTAATAGTGTAAGTGGTTCGATGTCCAGCTCCAGGAAATGTTtcattagttgtttttttttatatatataggTAGCTATCAGGTTTGACAGGTGACACTGCAGTAAGTTAACAACAAATTATCACAATGTCTGTTTGGAGTCAGCTGTCTTATGAAATGTTCAAAAGtgtcacagttttttttgtttttttttgtcaagtaTTTCAACCTGTTTCGCTTTATCAGAGCAGATCATGTGCACTTGATGCAGCGGGGAGGTTTAGCAGAGAGCTCCAGGTCACGTGTTCCCCTGTAATCCAGAGATAAGCCCCTGTGTGGTCGTACAGCTGGAGGTTGCACTGCTCGACTTCCAAGATTATCTcagaaaatcttcacctttttttttattttattttatttattttttaattaaaagacaaACTATATATTCAGTGCTCTCCGTCAATAATCCAAATTGTAGCCAATTCAAAGTCAAAGTAATATTGCAAAGCAGAAAAGTCTTTTTCTGTGTGAACTACATTCCTGCAGTGATCATGAGATCAGCATGAGGGCACGCTGActgatatgtttttaaaatgatctttttgCCACAtgccctgcctctctctctcaccgctGTGCTAAAGTAACACACGACCGATACAGGCTCCCCCTCATTAGAGATCTTGACACTTCTATGCCAAGCATGTTGAATGTAGAATTTATTGAGCTTGaaagggtgggtgggggggacTCTTGAACAGGTAATGAAAGCTTGAATAAAAGTCAGTTTTCACTTCCAAtgatagaatttttttttttttttttctcaaggttCTGTTTGGTATACGGGTGCTGAGCGCTCACATCCTTCAGCAACATGGGGGAACTCTTCAGAAGTGAGGAGATGACCTTGGCTCAGCTCTTCCTCCAGTCAGAGGCTGCCTACTGCTGTGTCAGTGAACTGGGAGAGATCGGGATGGTGCAGTTCCGGGATGTGAGTCCAGTGTTGTCatgactgcttttttttaaaattcatttatttttatctacAGTCACTGCTTTTCCTCAATATTTTAGACGGAAAGAAACCccactttccaaaaaaaaacattacctgTTGTGCAGAACAAGAGAGAGTGCGTTCCTTCTGCATCATGTTCATCATGTGGTCACAGCTGACCCCTCATACCAGGCATGAGAACACCCTGAGGGAAGCTTTGTGTTAGAATACAGCATCGGCTGTAACAGAGGAGGTCTGTGTATTAACTGAGCTAtcttaagttttttttcattcaacaaAATGACACACTGAATCCCTCCATAGTtgaaggtgcactatgtagaaatgtacagatttacagataactctcctggtagcttagTGTTCCAGGGAGCCATTGTtgtcctttgaataaagtttgtgtatttagttcagaaaataaaccatagaattgtttcacttctccaactttcaaatttcatttccaaatctacatagtgctcCTTTAAGAAGCTATATTATAAAATGATGATATAGAAAAGAAAGGTTTTCTTGACATTTGTTGGAAGAGTTTAATAATGGACTGTCAGAGTAGCACAGTCAGTGGAAAGCTGTAGAATTTGGCAGCATCAATAAATAATTTATAGTGGAGCAGCACGCTAGCGTTGGTGCACTTCAGTGTTATGTTACAAATGTTGTTAATGCACAATGCGgattatttatgtgtttaaagtctggaGACTCCGCAGTCTCTCACTAATGTTGTCCTTTTTGCAGCTGAATCCTGATGTGAATGTGTTCCAAcgaaagtttgtcaatgaagtACGACGATGTGAAGAGATGGATCGAAAACTGAGTAAGTGAGATTAGATGCATCTTGCTAGAGACGCCTTTGTCTTCCTTCGCGTGAGCCCGTGGTGGGAGGTAACATTTTAGCAACTCAGTCTTCTAAAAACATAAAACCCCTTATTTTTTGATTTTCACCTTCATACTGCATACATGACTAGATGAACATCTGAACCCCTCCTGTGTCTTGTTACTTGAAGGATTTGtggagaaagaaataaagaaggcCCACCTCCCAATGGTCGACACAGGAGAGAACCCTGAAGTTCCCTTCCCGAGGGACATGATCGACCTGGAGGTGACTGCTCgttctctgtccctctctctctgtgagataAACAGTGAACTCTCTGCGTCTCCACATTGACACTTGTGTTTTCTCACCACAGGCCACATTTGAGAAACTTGAAAACGAGCTGAAGGAAATCAACACTAACCAAGAGGCGCTAAAAAAGAACTTCCTGGAGCTAACCGAGCTCAAGCACATCCTGCGCCGCACTCAGCAGTTTTTTGATGAGGTCAGCTTTACTGTGCACGTAGGCCCCTCAAAACAAAGGAGTTATGGTTCTTTATTTTGCTGACACTGTGGTGGCCTGAAGGAGAAGTTTGACGTTGAATTCTCAAGTGTTAATCGCCATATTTGTGAGATATAAAACCTTTGAATTCGGCTTTATAAACATATGATGTGTAgtctaaatgtatttataggTTATTgtccaaccctgactttaaattCTGAATGTGAAAGTCTTTTTGTCTAAATTGAGCTGTTTCTGGTTGTCATTGGCCTGATACAAAttcttcactgatcaccattacacacacacacacacacacacacacacacacacacacatataaccACACACAAAGGCATGCTTATGCTGCTTGATTTGACAAAAGGTGTTTCACTCGTGATCGTTTATAGTTGCTCACATGGCCTTGGCCCTCTCACACCAGCTATTCATATGAGCTAATAAGCCTCAAATCCACTCCTCTTTTCTGTTTGAACAGATTTAATCCTGTCTACATTTCTCATGTGGTGGAACAAAGCTCTGCCTGCCCACCTTTGCCCAACATCAATTCCACTTCATTGctttcacaaacaaaacaaaattgacTGACACGGTTAAAGTCATCTTTACAAGTTGTAGTTGGCTTTAAATGAGGTGAATCATTCAGCCAAACACGTAGCTTTTTAATCATTAACCAGTTCTTGTGTCTTCCTCCCGTCCACATCGCAACATTCATGTAAATTAAAACTCTTGAGTGGCTCTATAAAAGCAGTGTTAACAAGAATGTATATGTTTCAATGCGGTTtaggaaatgtttgtgtgttgtagCTGATGATCTGTTAACTGGTTTTCCTTCAGATGGAGGATCCCAGTTTACTGGAGGAATCATCCACCCTCATAGACCCCAGTGAGATTAACAGGGCTCCTCTCAGACTCGGGTGAGTCTACTTTTGTGGTCTTTCCCCCAATTCAAAAGGatcacatttttgtttcttttcagggAGATTTCCATTCTGTTCACTTCAGCCATCTGTGACTGTAAGCGGAGTGTAACAACCAGCCAATCAGCTCCCacacagcagctcagactgcCCAGCTTAGTCAGGTGACAAAGGTCACCTAAAGAGGAAATCTCATGTTATTGTAGATATTGAGTAAAACTTAACAACTTCttaggagttaaaaaaaacagatagacAACATGAAGCCAACTGGATTGACTATGTAAAGAACCTCTCACTTGATTCCCTTTTGCCTACAGATATATTTGCTTTTCATGTAATGTGTTTTCAAGCTGAAGTTATAACTCAGGcttttacacaaacaaaaaaaatacgcGTACCTAGACTTTTATTGGCATCAGGCTATGAAGCTGCAGAAAATGCAGCGGATGCATCTTTCATGATAATACTGTATGTTTGAGAAACAGAACTTTAAGTACTCTCTGCTTTTCTGTATGCAGGTCCGAGCTCAGTTCTTCTTTTTGACTATGATTTAAAAGTAAACTTGGAAGAGTATTGAAGAGTTTTTATCCACAtcaagttcaacattttcaacatttcaacattagtgaaagattttttttccatgtggTACAGATTTGTTGCTGGAGTGATTGGCAGGGAACGTATTCCCACATTCGAGAGGATGCTGTGGAGAgtctgcagaggaaatgttttcCTGAGGCAGGCAGACATTGAAGATCCTCTGGAGGACCCGACTACGGTCAGAACTGATCTTTTTAAACAGAGTCGTGTTTAGTTGTCTCTAAAAGTTACGTAGCTTGTATTTAGTGTCAAGTTAGTATTTAGTGTCTGTTTTAGTGTCTGTATTTAGTGTCTGTTTTAGTGTCTTGTATTTAGTGTCTGTTTCAGTGCTCTCTTCTCTCAAAGTCCTAAacgtaactttttttttttccccacagggCGACCAGGTCCACAAGTCTGTCTTCATCATTTTCTTCCAGGGTGACCAGCTTAAGAATAGAGTCAAGAAGATCTGTGAGGGGTTAGTCTCTACCAAACATTTCTACAATTTGGCAGGATGCTCCTGGCAAACAGATCCTAATCTGTTCTACTTTTCCTGTCTTAAGGTTCAGGGCAACCCTGTACCCGTGTCCAGAAACTCCCcaggagaggaaagagatgCTGGCAGGGGTGAACGCACGAATTGAGGATCTGCAAATGGTAAAAACACTTGCAGGCAAAACCGCCATGCAGTGTTGACTTATAAACGCTGACTTGCacatagaacatttaaaaactggTTAGTACTCTCTTTGTTTGTGCATGGTCAGGAAgactgttccccccccccccccccccccccccaaagtgTTGTGCAGATCGTTGTCAGAGGAAGTTACAGAAAGTCATTAAGAAATTTCATCTGCACTTCACTATTCACTCTCCACTTACTTCCTACTCTCTAAGCCAGATAACTTgcatcattttatttgaatagGCTGCACAAATGAGGAGTATTATTGTCttaatttaattcatttaacttttacttttattactGCTACTATTCATATGTGACTTGATTACTTTAAGGATGATAGATGGGGTGGTTAGTGATCATAAATGCTCTTTTAGATGACTCAGTTACTATCATACTGTATTTCTTACAATAACTGTGACAACTCCCCTTCCTCCCTAGTTTTTCTAAAAGTGGTTTTCTGGAGTCTTGCATATTTTGACTTACtccattgcaaaaaaaaaattccatagCAGTTGATTTAATCCTAAATTGTGACGTGTGTGAACACCAAACCCTACAGGCtaaacaactgtttggatgtctaGCTTTGCCCTCTAATGGCTAATGACGGCCTTCTAGCAGGCAGACTCTCTCCATAGAAACCTCACAGTTATTATTGTACTTGCATTGTCAAATCCTTCTAGTAACGTGTCATCTTGTGCCATCGGGAGCCCCACAGAATTTCTCCTTCCTCAAGCTTTGTAAATAAGAGCTGAAATGTTTCTTGTCTGATACTTTTACATCATGGCACACATACTTCCATATAACAGATCCAGCTTTTGTTGTAGTTTCTGCTCTTCTCTTACACGTGCATTTCAACTTTAACTTCAGTCAGTCGGCCACTTGTGTCAACTTGGTTCTCTTGTCACATACTCAGATGTTGTAGGACTATGACACTATGACAGAAGCTGCTCAAACTAGACATATTTGAGATGAttccagtgtgtgaatgttctGTTTGTTGCTATGAGGGCTGAGGGAGAATGTCTGGCTATTTGGGTGGGGAAAAAACAATGAGCTTTGTGTCAGCCATTAAGCCTCTCCGCAGCAGGCGAGACCGCGCCTGTAGCCAGACAGCAAAGAGCTGAAATATTTTTCGATTTGCTCATCATGGGACTTGGCTTTGAATGTGAGTCATATAGCAGCATACCTAGCTAAATCCTATGTCTCTTTTGGAAAAATCCATACGGATTATTAAACAGTCCTTTAAACCCACTTCTGCTCTCTTTAGTTTTCTCACTGTGCCAGTCTTTTCTGATCGTAGTGCGACAATGAACAATATGTAATACAGTCATGTTAAAGATTCCATTCTCATAACGATCATTCTACTCCTGTTCACCCCAAAGGTGCTGAACCAGACTGAGGATCACAGGCAGAGGGTCCTGCAGGCTGCAGCAAAGACAGTCAGAGTGTGGTTCATCAAGGTGAGGAAGATGAAGGCCATCTACCACACCCTCAACCTCTGCAACATTGACGTCACTCAAAAGTGTCTGATCGCTGAGGTGTGGTGTCCCGTCTCCGACCTGGATTCCATCCAGTTTGCTCTGCGCAGGGGCACGGTGAGTAACTGAGCACAAGGgtgattgtgattttttttaaaacaccattTAGGAGGTTCATATTGGATAGAaaagacatttcatttatttttagacaATAGGCTCAACCTCTCCTTGTGTTGAATGTAGCAGAACCAGtttctcaaaacaaacaagtcttAACATTTGGTTTGTTCTCAGATATTCATTTGTTTACAATGCCTTAAGGTTTACCGGTATTTATTCCACTGGATCATCACCAACAAGAGAAACATGTCAGAGTTTTACACAATATTTTgcttatgtattttttttttttttttttttttaataaaccaaAATTATTCTAGTTGCATCTTATTCCTATCATGGTGAAAACTAGTAGATAGCAGTTGATGGAGGACGGGGCTGCAGCTATCCCAGCTGCTGAAAACAGTAAACAAAGCAGGTTAGCCCGCTGCTCACCCTGCTGTGATCAAGACCAAATGCTGTTTTAATATTGGTGGCAAATCTGTCTTCTTCTATGCTAGACATTTTTGTTCATTATATATGCAACAATGTTCTCAGCTAGAAATTGTTGTTCACAGTGGAGAATCTCTTTTATCTGTTGTCTGAACTACTGAACTCTTGGTCTAAAGTTTTGAATTAAAATATAGCTTTTCTGTACGTTATACACTAAAGGTTGATTACAGGGCTAGGAGCACACTACTCTGAAAGTGTTCAAAGGACACTTTTGATTTTGGTAGTGCTGCAGTCAAGTCTAATTTGAGACAATGCCAGTTGAGTTTGAAGATTACAAATCTGAAAATGACAATAGAAAATCTGAGGGTGTGCAGTTGGACAGTATCTACATCTCACTCTTCTCTCTGCATAAGATTAGCAGCTTGATGCAGCAATGTGAGCTGGCTACATTAGCAGCTACTTGAAATGGAACCCCCTTTTGTTGGAGATTTTGTGGGCCAGATTTGGACAAGTTTTAGAAAAATTCATTTAAGCTcatgtgaggaacttttggtttgtgtcaattttggccccctgtggacaaaatgaTATGTCTTTCATCTTTGAAGGTCTTATCCTGTCTCTGGCTTTTAGCAGCCAAATGTATCACAGACTTTGAATCTCTGCTTTAGAGAATGTAGAAAAGTGTTATTTCTGCAGCGTGCTGTAGTTACTTATGTCTGACACTTGGAGGCAGTGGTTACAAACTTGTATTACAACTATGTAATAAATGATCGGTCTTGCAGCTGAATATCTTCTAGGTCATAGAGGCACCAGTATACAAGTCTGTTGCATTAACCTGCtaaaaactccacacagaagctttaaataaaaaagacctTATATTTGTGTATGCTGAGTGTGGATATTTAGTAGTACTACACAAGGCCCACTGTCTCTGCACTGAGTTTATCTGTCAGCTGTCGTTATTTTAATTGCTGTTGAAACATGAGACTTTGGTTGTTGGTATCAAGATTGTATCTGTGCCACTTGACCTTCTACAAAGCTGTCCTAGTAGGCATTTTGAACTCAGACAATGTaaatacgtgtgtgtgtgtgtgtgtgtgtgtgtgtgtatgtatgtatgtgtatatatatatatatatatatatatatttttttttttaattttaatcagTTCATTGAAATAAGATTATACTCAAGACAAGATATAATATGAGGGACGTTTTTGGCTGTGAGACtcgttaaaataaaaaatgagagaGAATCCGAAGTGATACCGTTTCATTCATGTTCACTTAGCTTTTTGTGTTCCCAGCGAAAGTCTGAGAAAGttaaagagattaaaaaatattGAGGACATTACGTTTCTCTCAATATCCATTTCAGAAATATTCCAGTTGCTCAAATCTGTGAAAGAAAGGTCATATCTATCATACTCttgtgtcttttgtctcttAGGAGAAGAGCGGCTCCACAGTGCCTTCCATCCTCAATAGGATGCAGACCAAGCAGACCCCACCCACCTTTAACAAGACCAACAAGTTCACTTCAGGCTTCCAAAACATCGTGGATGCCTATGGAATTGGCAACTACCGTGAGATTAACCCAGGTTAGCACACCTTTCTCTGTACATCAGTTAACCCGACCAGCGGGGTAATCCTGTATCTttgaggcattttttttttttaaagtcagtgtAGCGGCCTTAAACTACAGTCACTTGCTGCCTCATCACCCATTATCCCCTCACCATCAGAGGACATGTTGTGTATTGTCTTATGTTTTACTCATGCATTGTTTCATTTGCACACCCCCTCATGTGATGCCTCCCCCCCCTACCTCCTTGTCTCCAGCGCCATACACCATCATCACCTTCCCCTTCCTATTTGCTGTTATGTTTGGTGACCTGGGCCACGGGGTGCTCATGACGTGCGCTGCCCTCTACCTTGTGTTGAGAGAGAGCAGGCTGATGGCACAAAAGAACGACAATGAGGTATGGATCCCATCATCGCCATCCGATCATTCCTACGCCATCCTTACTTTAAGCATATCAGCCCCAATGCTCCAATAGCTGTGAATggcttttctgttgttgtttttttttttttttttttttgagaagcatatttgatttcagtttgtctGTCATTGTTTCTTTGGTGGCAGATGTTCAGCATGGTGTTTGCAGGGCGCTACATCATCCTGCTGATGGGAATATTCTCCATCTACACTGGGATCATTTACAACGACTGCTTCTCCAAGTCCCTCAATGTGTTTGGCTCTGGCTGGAGTGTCAGGCCCATGTTTGATGCTCGAGTAGGAGGAAACTGGACGTAAGCATCATTGCTTATTCCTAGTGACCGCTATAGCTAGCAGTATTCAAGTTTGTAAATCTCTTTTTGTGTCCTGTCTTGTTGTTTAGGTTTGCAACACTTGAAAACAGTAAAGTTTTGCAGTTGGACCCAGCTGTTGATGGAGTGTTCAAAGGGCCATACCCCATTGGCATCGATCCggtaaatatttttcttttgtaatctATATTTCCTTTTATTGTGCCTTTCCTTTtattgtgccttttttttttttttttttttaaaactagcTCAATTGTTACTCATTACATGCTATCAAGTCAACTCTTGGCATTAGATTATTCATGGgttaaaaataatgaatcagTCACAATAGTAGTGCTAACAATAACGTTCTTCTCTAGCAATGTTAACTGTGATTGAATATCTTTAAAGGAATCTAGCCAACATTCAATGCAAGCATATGTTAATCATCAATGAAGATGTTGGTCTTTTTATCGTCTTGTCTCTAAGATATGGAACATCGCCACCAACAAGTTGACATTCCTGAACTCGTTTAAAATGAAGATGTCTGTTATCCTGGGAGTCATCCACATGCTGTTTGGAGTCAGTCTCAGTCTCTTCAACCACCTGTGAGATTTTTCATCCCCATTGATGCCTGCatatcttctttctttttttaaacgcGTGCATGATTTCTATGGCAAACTGGTGACTGTTTGCGTTTCTCAAAAGGTATTTCAAGAAGCCCCTGAACATCTACCTGGGATTCATCCCTGAGATTGTCTTCATGGCCAGTCTGTTCGGCTACCTTGCCCTTCTAATCTTCTACAAATGGCTGTCATACGATGCACTGTCATCCAGGGAGGCTCCCAGTCTCCTCATCGCCTTTATAAACATGTTCCTCTTCAACTACAATGACCCCAATGTTAAACCTCTCTACAGGGGACAGGTCAG
This Labrus bergylta chromosome 16, fLabBer1.1, whole genome shotgun sequence DNA region includes the following protein-coding sequences:
- the atp6v0a1a gene encoding V-type proton ATPase 116 kDa subunit a isoform X2; its protein translation is MGELFRSEEMTLAQLFLQSEAAYCCVSELGEIGMVQFRDLNPDVNVFQRKFVNEVRRCEEMDRKLRFVEKEIKKAHLPMVDTGENPEVPFPRDMIDLEATFEKLENELKEINTNQEALKKNFLELTELKHILRRTQQFFDEMEDPSLLEESSTLIDPSEINRAPLRLGFVAGVIGRERIPTFERMLWRVCRGNVFLRQADIEDPLEDPTTGDQVHKSVFIIFFQGDQLKNRVKKICEGFRATLYPCPETPQERKEMLAGVNARIEDLQMVLNQTEDHRQRVLQAAAKTVRVWFIKVRKMKAIYHTLNLCNIDVTQKCLIAEVWCPVSDLDSIQFALRRGTEKSGSTVPSILNRMQTKQTPPTFNKTNKFTSGFQNIVDAYGIGNYREINPAPYTIITFPFLFAVMFGDLGHGVLMTCAALYLVLRESRLMAQKNDNEMFSMVFAGRYIILLMGIFSIYTGIIYNDCFSKSLNVFGSGWSVRPMFDARVGGNWTFATLENSKVLQLDPAVDGVFKGPYPIGIDPIWNIATNKLTFLNSFKMKMSVILGVIHMLFGVSLSLFNHLYFKKPLNIYLGFIPEIVFMASLFGYLALLIFYKWLSYDALSSREAPSLLIAFINMFLFNYNDPNVKPLYRGQMAIQSLLVIIALACVPCMLIVKTLVMRRQYLWRKNMGTQNFGGIRVGNGPTEDEAEIIQHDQLSQQSEEEPEARAEEEFDFGDVAVHQAIHTIEYCLGCISNTASYLRLWALSLAHAQLSEVLWSMVMHIGLSATSKLGGFILVAIVFYFFAVLTVAILLIMEGLSAFLHALRLHWVEFQNKFYTGQGFKFLPFTFESILDGRFED
- the atp6v0a1a gene encoding V-type proton ATPase 116 kDa subunit a isoform X1, whose product is MGELFRSEEMTLAQLFLQSEAAYCCVSELGEIGMVQFRDLNPDVNVFQRKFVNEVRRCEEMDRKLRFVEKEIKKAHLPMVDTGENPEVPFPRDMIDLEATFEKLENELKEINTNQEALKKNFLELTELKHILRRTQQFFDEMEDPSLLEESSTLIDPSEINRAPLRLGFVAGVIGRERIPTFERMLWRVCRGNVFLRQADIEDPLEDPTTGDQVHKSVFIIFFQGDQLKNRVKKICEGFRATLYPCPETPQERKEMLAGVNARIEDLQMVLNQTEDHRQRVLQAAAKTVRVWFIKVRKMKAIYHTLNLCNIDVTQKCLIAEVWCPVSDLDSIQFALRRGTEKSGSTVPSILNRMQTKQTPPTFNKTNKFTSGFQNIVDAYGIGNYREINPAPYTIITFPFLFAVMFGDLGHGVLMTCAALYLVLRESRLMAQKNDNEMFSMVFAGRYIILLMGIFSIYTGIIYNDCFSKSLNVFGSGWSVRPMFDARVGGNWTFATLENSKVLQLDPAVDGVFKGPYPIGIDPIWNIATNKLTFLNSFKMKMSVILGVIHMLFGVSLSLFNHLYFKKPLNIYLGFIPEIVFMASLFGYLALLIFYKWLSYDALSSREAPSLLIAFINMFLFNYNDPNVKPLYRGQMAIQSLLVIIALACVPCMLIVKTLVMRRQYLWRKNMGTQNFGGIRVGNGPTEDEAEIIQHDQLSQQSEEEPERCLLSPAVKARAEEEFDFGDVAVHQAIHTIEYCLGCISNTASYLRLWALSLAHAQLSEVLWSMVMHIGLSATSKLGGFILVAIVFYFFAVLTVAILLIMEGLSAFLHALRLHWVEFQNKFYTGQGFKFLPFTFESILDGRFED
- the atp6v0a1a gene encoding V-type proton ATPase 116 kDa subunit a isoform X3, producing the protein MGELFRSEEMTLAQLFLQSEAAYCCVSELGEIGMVQFRDLNPDVNVFQRKFVNEVRRCEEMDRKLRFVEKEIKKAHLPMVDTGENPEVPFPRDMIDLEATFEKLENELKEINTNQEALKKNFLELTELKHILRRTQQFFDEMEDPSLLEESSTLIDPSEINRAPLRLGFVAGVIGRERIPTFERMLWRVCRGNVFLRQADIEDPLEDPTTGDQVHKSVFIIFFQGDQLKNRVKKICEGFRATLYPCPETPQERKEMLAGVNARIEDLQMVLNQTEDHRQRVLQAAAKTVRVWFIKVRKMKAIYHTLNLCNIDVTQKCLIAEVWCPVSDLDSIQFALRRGTEKSGSTVPSILNRMQTKQTPPTFNKTNKFTSGFQNIVDAYGIGNYREINPAPYTIITFPFLFAVMFGDLGHGVLMTCAALYLVLRESRLMAQKNDNEMFSMVFAGRYIILLMGIFSIYTGIIYNDCFSKSLNVFGSGWSVRPMFDARVGGNWTFATLENSKVLQLDPAVDGVFKGPYPIGIDPIWNIATNKLTFLNSFKMKMSVILGVIHMLFGVSLSLFNHLYFKKPLNIYLGFIPEIVFMASLFGYLALLIFYKWLSYDALSSREAPSLLIAFINMFLFNYNDPNVKPLYRGQMAIQSLLVIIALACVPCMLIVKTLVMRRQYLWRKNMGTQNFGGIRVGNGPTEDEAEIIQHDQLSQQSEEEPEFDFGDVAVHQAIHTIEYCLGCISNTASYLRLWALSLAHAQLSEVLWSMVMHIGLSATSKLGGFILVAIVFYFFAVLTVAILLIMEGLSAFLHALRLHWVEFQNKFYTGQGFKFLPFTFESILDGRFED